In a genomic window of Lacrimispora sp. BS-2:
- a CDS encoding penicillin-binding transpeptidase domain-containing protein has translation MKHRKRGFLFSTVCTLFILLAGLAGAALFFCIQGKIGASGKKPDVLFQEYVECLSKADYKAMYEMLDEQSHLNIREEDFINRHKNIYEGIEGSGITVQIRQVEEKDGEAVVSYSMSLSSIAGEISFNNQVKFRKEKKKGYEMVWDHSVIFPELGAADKVRVSTDKAQRGSVFDRNGLILAGKGTASSVGLVPGKMSGDPEGDLENLGNLLGMSADSIRKKLSAKWVKEDSFVPLKTIKKVDELNLNSMEPREDNVKNKEFQDELLAVSGVLITDTAVRYYPLGESGAHLVGYVQNVTAEDLEKHPDEDYLSDSVIGRSGMEALFEKELKGTNGRTVTITDSGGAIKKTLAAKPRTDGSDITLTIDSTLQSEIYQTFKEDKSCTVAMNPYTGEVLALVSTPSYDDNDFILGMSEEKWASLNDDERNPMFNRFRQRFAPGSAFKPITGAIGLTTGAIDPNEDYGNVGLSWRKDESWGNYHVTTLHDYSPVILENAFIYSDNIYFAKAALKIGYDDFMSGLDKLGFNQEIPFDISVTKSQYSNTERIETEVQLADSGYGQGQMLVNPIHLASLYTMFANDGNVMKPYLQYKPEPQPEVWLSGACSPEIGDRIRTALCKVISSEHGTGHAAYRSDIELAGKTGTAEIKASKGDKSGTELGWFAVFTTDPKLETPILLVSMAEDVKNRGGSGYVVRKDKAILNSYIPGGQ, from the coding sequence ATGAAGCATAGAAAAAGGGGATTTCTATTTAGTACTGTTTGCACACTGTTTATTTTGCTGGCCGGCCTGGCAGGAGCGGCACTGTTCTTTTGTATTCAGGGGAAAATCGGGGCGTCAGGGAAAAAACCGGATGTGCTGTTCCAGGAATACGTGGAATGCCTTTCTAAGGCAGATTATAAGGCCATGTATGAGATGTTAGATGAGCAGAGCCATTTAAATATCAGGGAAGAGGATTTTATTAACAGGCATAAAAATATCTACGAAGGAATTGAAGGCTCCGGAATAACCGTCCAGATCAGACAAGTAGAAGAAAAAGACGGGGAAGCAGTGGTCAGCTACAGCATGAGCCTTAGCAGCATTGCAGGGGAGATCAGCTTTAACAATCAGGTGAAATTCCGGAAGGAAAAGAAAAAAGGCTATGAGATGGTATGGGACCACAGCGTGATCTTTCCGGAGCTGGGGGCCGCCGATAAAGTGAGGGTATCAACGGATAAGGCCCAGAGAGGAAGTGTTTTCGACCGGAACGGTCTGATTCTTGCAGGAAAAGGCACCGCTTCCTCCGTGGGCCTGGTTCCCGGAAAAATGAGTGGGGATCCGGAAGGAGATCTGGAGAACCTTGGGAACCTCCTTGGGATGTCTGCGGATTCAATCAGGAAGAAACTGTCTGCCAAGTGGGTAAAAGAAGATTCTTTTGTACCGTTAAAGACCATTAAAAAGGTCGATGAGCTTAATTTAAATTCCATGGAGCCACGGGAGGACAATGTTAAAAATAAGGAATTCCAGGATGAACTTCTGGCTGTTTCTGGAGTCCTGATCACAGATACGGCTGTGCGCTATTACCCACTGGGGGAGAGCGGGGCTCATCTGGTGGGATATGTCCAGAATGTGACGGCAGAGGATCTGGAAAAGCATCCGGATGAGGACTATCTTTCAGACAGTGTTATCGGAAGGAGCGGAATGGAGGCATTGTTTGAGAAAGAACTGAAAGGGACCAATGGACGGACAGTCACCATTACTGATTCCGGCGGAGCCATTAAGAAAACCCTGGCAGCAAAGCCGCGGACAGACGGATCGGATATTACCCTGACCATTGACAGCACCCTTCAATCTGAAATTTATCAAACATTCAAAGAGGATAAGAGCTGTACGGTGGCCATGAATCCTTATACCGGCGAAGTGCTGGCCCTTGTCAGCACGCCATCCTACGATGATAATGATTTTATTCTTGGGATGTCTGAAGAAAAATGGGCTTCTTTAAATGATGACGAGAGAAACCCTATGTTTAACCGGTTCCGCCAGAGATTTGCCCCGGGATCTGCTTTTAAGCCCATAACCGGAGCCATCGGGCTTACCACCGGAGCCATTGATCCCAACGAGGATTATGGAAATGTGGGGTTAAGCTGGAGAAAGGATGAAAGCTGGGGAAATTACCATGTTACCACCCTTCATGATTACAGTCCTGTCATACTGGAAAATGCATTTATTTATTCGGATAACATTTATTTTGCAAAGGCTGCCTTAAAAATCGGCTATGATGATTTCATGTCCGGTCTGGATAAACTGGGGTTTAATCAGGAGATTCCTTTTGACATATCCGTAACAAAGTCTCAATATTCCAATACGGAACGGATCGAAACCGAGGTGCAGCTGGCTGACAGCGGATACGGACAGGGTCAGATGTTAGTTAATCCCATACACTTAGCCTCCCTTTATACCATGTTTGCCAATGATGGAAATGTCATGAAGCCGTATCTGCAGTACAAACCCGAGCCGCAGCCTGAAGTCTGGCTGTCCGGTGCATGTTCCCCGGAGATTGGGGACAGGATCCGGACCGCTCTCTGTAAAGTAATCAGTTCCGAACATGGGACCGGACACGCGGCATACCGAAGTGATATAGAGCTTGCAGGAAAGACAGGAACCGCTGAGATCAAGGCATCAAAAGGCGACAAAAGTGGTACGGAGCTTGGCTGGTTTGCTGTCTTTACAACGGATCCAAAGCTTGAGACTCCCATTCTTCTGGTCAGTATGGCAGAGGATGTAAAGAATCGGGGAGGAAGCGGCTACGTGGTAAGAAAGGACAAAGCCATATTAAATTCCTATATTCCAGGGGGACAGTAA
- the gatB gene encoding Asp-tRNA(Asn)/Glu-tRNA(Gln) amidotransferase subunit GatB: protein MSKQYETVIGLEVHVELATKTKIFCACSTEFGGAPNTHTCPVCTGMPGSLPVLNKQVVEYALAVGLAANCQINQHCKFDRKNYFYPDNPQNYQISQLYLPICHDGFVEINTPAGKKKIGIHEIHMEEDAGKLIHDEWEDCSLVDFNRSGVPLIEIVSEPDMRSGDEVIAYLEKLRLIIQYLGASDCKLQEGSMRADVNLSVREAGSAEFGTRTEMKNLNSFKAIARAIEGERKRQIELIEEGKQVVQETRRWDDNKESSYAMRSKEDARDYRYFPDPDLPPVVISNEWISSIRARQPELRTEKMARYQEEFKLSEYDADIITGSKHMADIFEAVTAICHKPKEAANWLMVEAMRLLKEHDMDPEKMTFSAENLAKLIDLVDNGTINRTVGKEVFEKIFAENIDPEQYVEENGLKVVNDEEELRRVIEEIVSANPQSVEDYHNGKEKAIGFLVGQTMRSMKGKADPGAVNRILKELLG from the coding sequence ATGAGCAAACAGTATGAGACCGTCATTGGTCTGGAAGTCCATGTGGAGCTTGCCACAAAAACGAAAATCTTCTGCGCCTGCTCTACGGAATTCGGCGGAGCGCCCAATACCCACACCTGTCCGGTCTGCACCGGTATGCCAGGTTCCCTTCCTGTCCTTAATAAGCAGGTGGTGGAATATGCTCTTGCAGTAGGCCTTGCGGCAAACTGTCAGATCAACCAGCACTGCAAGTTTGACCGGAAGAATTATTTCTACCCTGATAATCCGCAGAACTATCAGATCTCCCAGCTATATCTTCCCATCTGCCATGACGGCTTTGTGGAGATTAACACACCGGCAGGAAAGAAGAAAATCGGGATCCATGAGATCCATATGGAAGAAGATGCGGGAAAGCTTATCCATGATGAATGGGAGGATTGTTCCCTGGTGGACTTTAACCGGAGCGGGGTTCCCCTCATTGAGATCGTGTCAGAGCCTGATATGAGAAGCGGAGATGAGGTGATCGCCTATCTGGAAAAGCTGAGACTCATCATTCAGTATCTTGGGGCTTCCGACTGCAAGCTTCAGGAAGGCTCCATGAGAGCCGATGTGAATCTATCCGTCCGTGAGGCAGGTTCAGCGGAATTTGGAACCAGGACGGAAATGAAGAATTTAAATTCCTTTAAGGCCATTGCCCGCGCCATTGAAGGAGAGCGGAAACGCCAGATCGAATTGATTGAAGAAGGAAAACAGGTGGTTCAGGAAACAAGGCGGTGGGATGACAACAAGGAATCTTCCTATGCCATGCGGTCCAAGGAGGATGCCAGGGATTACCGTTATTTTCCGGACCCGGATCTGCCTCCTGTGGTCATAAGTAATGAATGGATCAGCAGCATAAGGGCCAGGCAGCCGGAGCTGCGGACCGAGAAGATGGCCCGCTATCAGGAGGAGTTTAAGCTCTCTGAGTACGATGCGGATATCATCACCGGCTCCAAGCATATGGCGGATATTTTTGAGGCTGTCACCGCTATCTGCCATAAGCCGAAGGAAGCTGCAAACTGGCTGATGGTAGAGGCCATGCGGCTTTTAAAAGAGCATGACATGGATCCCGAAAAAATGACATTTTCTGCGGAAAACCTTGCAAAATTAATTGATTTAGTAGATAATGGTACCATTAACCGTACCGTGGGCAAAGAGGTTTTTGAAAAGATTTTTGCTGAAAACATTGATCCGGAGCAGTATGTGGAAGAGAACGGATTAAAGGTTGTTAATGACGAAGAAGAGCTGCGCAGGGTAATTGAGGAAATAGTTTCCGCAAATCCCCAGTCCGTGGAGGATTACCACAATGGGAAAGAAAAGGCTATTGGGTTTTTGGTTGGCCAGACCATGCGGTCCATGAAGGGAAAAGCCGATCCGGGAGCGGTAAACAGGATACTTAAGGAGCTATTAGGTTAA
- a CDS encoding NADP-dependent isocitrate dehydrogenase — protein sequence MDKIKMTTPIVEMDGDEMTRILWQMIKDHLLLPYIDLNTEYYDLGLEYRDKTNDQVTIDSANATKKYKVAVKCATITPNADRVKEYSLKEMWKSPNGTIRAILDGTVFRAPIVVRGIEPCVINWKKPITIARHAYGDVYKGSEMKIPGAGKVELVYTAEDGSEARELVHSFNGPGIVQGMHNLDNSIESFARSCFNYALDTRQDLWFATKDTISKKYDHTFKDIFREIFEADYEDKFKAAGITYFYTLIDDAVARVMKSEGGYIWACKNYDGDVMSDMISSAFGSLAMMTSVLVSPDGDYEYEAAHGTVQRHYYKHLKGEETSTNSVATIFAWTGALRKRGELDGNPELAAFADKLEQATIDTIEAGEMTKDLALITTIPDPTVLNSEEFIKAIAKRL from the coding sequence ATGGATAAGATTAAGATGACAACCCCTATCGTCGAAATGGATGGCGATGAGATGACCAGGATTCTCTGGCAGATGATCAAAGATCACCTTCTGCTGCCATATATTGATCTAAATACTGAATACTACGACTTAGGCCTGGAATACCGTGACAAGACAAACGACCAGGTTACCATTGACTCCGCCAATGCCACCAAAAAATATAAGGTTGCCGTCAAATGCGCCACCATCACTCCCAACGCAGACCGTGTAAAGGAATACAGCTTAAAAGAGATGTGGAAAAGTCCCAACGGCACCATCCGTGCAATCTTAGACGGAACCGTATTCCGCGCCCCCATTGTTGTCAGGGGAATCGAACCATGTGTGATAAACTGGAAAAAACCTATTACCATAGCAAGGCATGCTTACGGTGACGTTTATAAAGGATCTGAAATGAAGATCCCGGGAGCCGGCAAAGTGGAACTGGTCTATACTGCAGAAGACGGAAGCGAAGCAAGGGAACTGGTCCATTCCTTTAACGGTCCTGGAATCGTACAGGGAATGCACAACTTAGACAATTCCATTGAAAGCTTTGCCAGAAGCTGTTTTAATTACGCTCTTGACACCCGTCAGGATCTATGGTTTGCCACCAAGGATACCATTTCAAAGAAATATGACCATACCTTTAAGGATATTTTCCGTGAAATCTTTGAGGCTGATTATGAGGACAAATTTAAGGCTGCCGGCATCACCTATTTCTATACCCTGATCGACGACGCAGTAGCCCGTGTCATGAAATCAGAGGGCGGCTATATCTGGGCATGTAAAAACTATGACGGCGATGTGATGAGCGATATGATATCATCAGCTTTCGGCTCCCTGGCCATGATGACCTCTGTACTGGTATCTCCGGATGGGGACTATGAATACGAGGCCGCCCACGGAACCGTACAGCGCCACTACTACAAGCACTTAAAAGGAGAGGAAACCTCCACAAACTCCGTTGCAACCATCTTTGCATGGACCGGGGCACTGAGAAAACGGGGAGAACTGGATGGAAACCCAGAACTGGCCGCTTTTGCAGATAAACTGGAGCAGGCCACCATCGACACCATTGAGGCCGGTGAGATGACAAAGGATCTGGCACTTATCACTACCATTCCTGATCCAACGGTATTAAACAGTGAAGAATTTATAAAAGCCATTGCAAAACGGCTGTAA
- the gatA gene encoding Asp-tRNA(Asn)/Glu-tRNA(Gln) amidotransferase subunit GatA, protein MTAKEILSLTAVQLGKKIKDGEVTSAEAVKAVLGQIKAMEPVLNSFVTIEEEKALKQAEEVQKRIQAGQLTGPLAGVPVAVKDNICIEGMKTTCSSKILSDFVPSYTASAVENLKKAGAVILGKTNMDEFAMGSTTETSAYGVTRNPWNPDHVPGGSSGGSCAAVAAAECFYALGSDTGGSIRQPASFCGVTGLKPTYGTISRYGLIAYGSSLDQIGPVAKDVTDCAAVLEVLASHDEKDSTSVERNDCDFTEALRDDVKGMRIGIPADYLSEGLDPEVKESVLKAARVLEEKGAVLETFDLGMVEYAIPAYYVIASAEASSNLSRFDGVKYGYRAKEYEGLHGMYKKSRSQGFGPEVKRRIMLGSFVLSSGYYDAYYLKALKTKALIKKAFDQAFSKYDVILGPASPSTAPKLGESLSDPLKMYLGDIYTISVNLAGLPGLTVPCGRDSKGLPIGVQFIGDCFKEKNIIRAGFAFEQSRSYEMPPMAGKEER, encoded by the coding sequence ATAAAAGACGGAGAGGTTACCTCCGCAGAAGCGGTAAAAGCAGTCCTGGGCCAGATAAAGGCCATGGAGCCGGTGCTTAACAGCTTTGTGACTATAGAGGAAGAAAAAGCACTGAAGCAGGCAGAGGAGGTGCAGAAACGGATCCAAGCCGGCCAACTGACCGGCCCTCTGGCAGGTGTACCGGTGGCGGTGAAGGATAACATCTGCATCGAAGGAATGAAAACCACCTGCAGCTCAAAAATCCTCTCTGATTTTGTTCCATCTTATACGGCTTCAGCGGTGGAGAATTTAAAAAAGGCCGGAGCGGTGATCCTTGGAAAAACCAACATGGATGAGTTTGCCATGGGAAGCACCACGGAAACCTCGGCCTACGGGGTCACGAGAAATCCATGGAACCCGGACCATGTTCCCGGCGGTTCCTCCGGCGGTTCCTGTGCGGCAGTTGCGGCGGCGGAATGCTTTTATGCCCTGGGTTCGGATACAGGCGGTTCTATCAGACAGCCTGCCTCCTTCTGCGGAGTTACAGGATTAAAGCCTACTTACGGGACCATTTCCAGGTACGGGCTTATTGCTTATGGATCTTCCTTAGACCAGATCGGCCCTGTTGCAAAGGATGTGACGGATTGTGCCGCGGTCCTGGAGGTTTTAGCTTCCCATGATGAAAAGGACAGCACATCCGTGGAGCGGAACGACTGTGACTTTACTGAGGCTTTAAGAGATGATGTGAAGGGTATGCGGATCGGCATTCCCGCGGATTATCTGAGCGAGGGCCTTGATCCTGAGGTAAAGGAGTCAGTTTTAAAGGCTGCCAGGGTCTTAGAGGAAAAGGGAGCCGTCTTAGAGACCTTTGATCTGGGGATGGTGGAATATGCGATCCCGGCATACTATGTGATCGCATCCGCAGAGGCCAGCTCCAACTTATCCAGATTTGACGGTGTGAAATACGGCTATCGGGCAAAGGAATACGAAGGACTTCACGGCATGTATAAAAAAAGCCGTTCCCAGGGCTTTGGACCGGAGGTAAAACGCCGCATCATGCTTGGCTCCTTTGTATTAAGCTCCGGTTATTATGACGCCTATTATCTGAAGGCTTTAAAAACAAAGGCTTTGATAAAGAAAGCATTTGACCAGGCATTTTCAAAATATGATGTGATTCTGGGGCCGGCTTCCCCTTCCACGGCACCAAAGCTTGGAGAGAGCTTAAGTGATCCTTTAAAGATGTATCTGGGCGATATTTATACCATTTCCGTGAACCTTGCCGGTCTACCTGGCCTTACGGTTCCCTGTGGCAGGGACTCCAAAGGACTGCCCATAGGAGTTCAGTTTATCGGGGACTGCTTTAAAGAAAAGAACATCATCCGGGCAGGCTTTGCTTTTGAGCAGAGCAGAAGCTATGAGATGCCCCCTATGGCAGGAAAGGAGGAGAGGTAA
- a CDS encoding aminotransferase class I/II-fold pyridoxal phosphate-dependent enzyme gives MKPYVEMTKEELQELRKQLSVQYKEFQGKDLRLDMSRGKPSTEQLDISMGMMDVLSSDDDLTCDDGTDCRNYGVLDGIKEAKELLADMMEVAPDHIIIYGNSSLNVMYDTVSRSMTHGVMGSTPWCKLDKVKFLCPVPGYDRHFSITEYFGIEMVNVPMTPTGPDMDMVEELVANDDSIKGIWCVPKYSNPQGISYSDDTVRRFARLKPAAKDFRIYWDNAYTIHHLYDRDQDHLIEILAECKRAGNPDMVYKFASTSKVSFPGSGIATIAASQNNLVDIMKQLKIQTIGHDKVNQLRHVRFFGDIHGMVEHMRKHADIMRPKFEAVIQILERELGGLGIGEWTSPKGGYFISFDSLDGCAKAIVARCKKSGLVMTGAGATYPYGKDPRDNNIRIAPSYPPLSDLILAMELFALCVKIVSIDKILKEL, from the coding sequence ATGAAGCCATATGTTGAGATGACAAAGGAAGAGTTACAGGAACTGAGAAAACAGCTTTCTGTGCAGTATAAGGAGTTTCAGGGCAAGGACTTAAGGCTTGATATGTCCAGGGGAAAGCCCAGCACGGAACAGCTGGATATATCCATGGGAATGATGGATGTATTGAGCAGTGACGACGATCTGACCTGTGATGACGGGACTGACTGCCGTAACTATGGGGTGCTTGACGGAATCAAGGAAGCAAAAGAGCTTCTTGCCGATATGATGGAGGTTGCGCCTGATCATATTATCATTTACGGCAATTCCAGCTTAAACGTCATGTATGATACGGTTTCCCGTTCCATGACTCACGGCGTTATGGGAAGCACTCCCTGGTGCAAGCTGGATAAAGTGAAATTCTTATGCCCTGTTCCAGGGTATGACAGGCATTTCTCCATTACCGAATACTTTGGGATCGAGATGGTAAATGTTCCCATGACCCCAACCGGTCCGGATATGGATATGGTGGAAGAACTGGTGGCAAATGATGATTCCATTAAAGGAATCTGGTGCGTTCCCAAGTATTCCAATCCTCAGGGAATTTCCTATTCCGATGATACGGTACGCCGTTTTGCCCGGTTAAAACCGGCTGCCAAAGATTTCCGCATTTACTGGGACAATGCGTACACCATCCATCATTTATACGACAGGGACCAGGATCATCTCATTGAAATCCTTGCAGAGTGCAAGAGAGCCGGAAATCCGGATATGGTTTACAAATTCGCCTCCACCTCAAAGGTCAGCTTTCCTGGCTCCGGTATTGCAACCATCGCTGCCAGCCAGAATAACCTGGTTGACATAATGAAACAGTTAAAGATTCAGACCATCGGCCATGACAAGGTGAACCAGCTGCGCCATGTGCGTTTCTTTGGAGATATTCACGGCATGGTGGAGCATATGAGAAAGCATGCGGACATCATGAGACCGAAGTTTGAAGCAGTGATCCAGATTCTGGAAAGAGAGCTGGGCGGACTTGGAATCGGAGAATGGACCAGTCCCAAAGGCGGCTATTTCATTTCCTTTGATTCTCTTGACGGATGCGCAAAGGCCATTGTGGCAAGGTGCAAGAAATCCGGCCTGGTCATGACCGGAGCAGGAGCCACCTATCCTTACGGCAAGGATCCCCGGGATAACAATATCCGCATTGCTCCTTCTTATCCTCCTTTATCTGATCTGATTCTGGCTATGGAATTATTCGCCCTCTGTGTGAAGATCGTAAGCATTGACAAGATTCTAAAGGAATTATAA
- a CDS encoding LysR family transcriptional regulator: MNLRHLTIFKTVCEEGSITGAAKALSMTQPAISHAINELEESVGSPLFDRVSRRVVINENGKFYLSKVIPLLELYQDLENYSGVLHLQAPLRIGSCVTLASYLLPKVVTRFALTNPDIQLKVTVDNSLEITNKLLKNELDIGLIEGVIAEEQLERIPFSSYPIAVICAPGHPFAGRLAQPVALDRLIEEPLLLREQGCTIRDTFDCALALNNLSVEPLWSSTNSDVILQAVKENIGIGIVPRIFADESVKKGEVTEIEVKNLDISCMNHVVFHKDKFQTEAFQAFINLVLFE, encoded by the coding sequence ATGAACTTAAGACATCTTACTATCTTTAAAACGGTGTGTGAAGAAGGCAGCATCACCGGAGCAGCCAAAGCGCTGTCCATGACCCAGCCTGCCATCTCCCACGCCATCAATGAACTGGAAGAATCCGTTGGTTCTCCTTTGTTTGACCGTGTATCCCGCAGAGTGGTTATTAATGAGAACGGAAAATTTTATTTGTCAAAGGTCATCCCTCTCCTGGAATTGTATCAGGATCTGGAAAACTATTCCGGGGTCCTGCATCTCCAGGCCCCTTTACGGATCGGTTCCTGTGTGACCCTGGCCAGCTACCTGCTTCCCAAGGTGGTCACCCGCTTTGCCCTGACTAATCCTGATATCCAGCTAAAGGTCACCGTAGATAATTCCCTTGAGATCACAAATAAGCTTTTAAAAAATGAACTTGACATTGGACTTATCGAGGGTGTCATAGCGGAAGAACAGTTAGAAAGAATTCCTTTTTCTTCCTATCCTATCGCAGTGATCTGTGCCCCCGGCCATCCCTTTGCCGGACGCCTTGCACAGCCGGTAGCGCTGGACCGGCTCATTGAAGAGCCTTTGCTTTTACGGGAACAGGGTTGTACCATCAGAGATACCTTTGACTGTGCCCTGGCCTTAAACAATTTATCAGTGGAGCCTCTCTGGTCCAGCACCAATTCGGATGTGATCCTGCAGGCAGTAAAGGAAAATATCGGAATCGGCATTGTTCCAAGGATTTTCGCTGATGAATCCGTTAAAAAAGGGGAAGTTACGGAAATAGAAGTGAAGAACCTGGATATCAGCTGCATGAATCATGTGGTATTTCATAAAGATAAATTCCAGACAGAAGCATTTCAGGCTTTTATCAATCTGGTGCTGTTCGAATAA
- a CDS encoding metal-dependent transcriptional regulator, translating to MAQTDNFYTLKGYSLLEHTQITSSMEDYLEMICRLHRDGQPVRIKELAECLHVKPSSASKMTGNLRKQGLVRFEKYGTVSLTEEGLELGEYLLFRHEVLRRFFCYINQNTNELEQVEKVEHFIEPKTVYNIEKWLDKFT from the coding sequence ATGGCCCAAACCGATAATTTTTATACTCTAAAAGGCTACTCCCTTTTGGAGCATACGCAAATCACCTCTTCCATGGAAGATTATCTGGAAATGATATGCAGACTCCATCGTGACGGCCAGCCTGTCCGCATCAAGGAGCTGGCAGAATGCCTGCATGTAAAGCCTTCCTCCGCTTCTAAAATGACCGGGAACTTAAGGAAACAGGGGCTGGTGCGCTTTGAGAAATACGGCACCGTTTCCCTGACGGAAGAGGGGCTGGAACTGGGAGAATACCTATTATTCCGCCACGAAGTCCTCCGCCGTTTTTTCTGCTATATCAATCAAAATACCAATGAACTGGAGCAGGTGGAAAAGGTGGAACATTTCATTGAGCCAAAAACTGTGTATAATATTGAAAAATGGCTGGATAAGTTTACATAG
- a CDS encoding GNAT family N-acetyltransferase, which yields MEYKPKEVLLKDGSPCLLKSPGPCDATGILKLMIQTSEETSYMARYADEINISLHHEQDILSSTLKSQKDLMICAVVNGKIIANAGINPVAGFERYAHRASFGISICKAYWGLGIGSHLLSAVIRGAREMGYEQLELEMVQENQRGLALYKKFGFKTYGIREYCFKYRDGSYAAAHLMMVRL from the coding sequence ATGGAATACAAACCAAAAGAAGTCCTGTTAAAAGACGGGAGCCCCTGCCTCTTAAAAAGTCCAGGCCCCTGCGACGCAACTGGGATCCTGAAACTCATGATCCAGACCTCAGAAGAAACCAGCTATATGGCCAGGTACGCAGATGAGATCAACATTTCCCTCCACCATGAACAGGATATTCTTTCTTCCACCCTTAAAAGCCAGAAAGATTTAATGATCTGTGCCGTAGTAAATGGAAAGATCATTGCAAATGCCGGAATCAACCCCGTCGCAGGCTTTGAGCGTTACGCCCACCGGGCCTCCTTTGGCATCTCCATATGCAAGGCATACTGGGGGCTTGGGATCGGTTCTCATCTCCTTTCCGCCGTCATAAGGGGAGCCCGGGAAATGGGCTATGAACAGCTGGAACTGGAAATGGTGCAGGAAAACCAGCGGGGCCTGGCTCTTTATAAAAAGTTTGGCTTTAAGACTTATGGTATCAGAGAGTATTGTTTTAAATACCGGGATGGGAGCTATGCGGCCGCCCATCTGATGATGGTAAGGCTTTAA